One genomic segment of Helianthus annuus cultivar XRQ/B chromosome 14, HanXRQr2.0-SUNRISE, whole genome shotgun sequence includes these proteins:
- the LOC110909216 gene encoding probable acyl-activating enzyme 6 — MESLKKPNCANSSPLTPLGFIERAATVYANSPSIIYNHLTYTWTQTYRRCLQLASSITRLSIGKGDVVSVLAPNIPAIYELHFAIPMTGAIINTINTRLDARTISVIIQHNECKLLFVDYQLTPVILEALSLLPDHCPHPILVLIADDEPVSLPTGKFINTYEAMVEGGDPGFMWVRPENDWDPITLNYTSGTTSAPKGVVHCHRGTFIVAVDALLEWVVPKQPVCLWTLPMFHANGWSYVWGMAAVGATNVCLRKFDAKTIYTAIRTHHVTHMCGAPVVLNMLSNGERLTHTVRIMTAGAPPPAAVLLRTEALGFDVTHAYGLTETGGLVIACSWKKEWNRLPVMEKARLKARQGVRTIGMTEVDVVDPESGASVARDGVTQGEIVLRGGCLMLGYLKDPESTAKCIKNGWFYTGDVGVMHTDGYLEIKDRSKDVIISGGENISSVEVESVLYLHPAVNEAAVVGRPDEFWGETPCAFVTLKDGHGKPNPTGEEIMQFCKGKLPGFMVPKSVVFKDELPKTSTGKIQKFTLRDYAKKLSSTVKSRM; from the exons atggagtcattgaagaagcccaaTTGTGCAAACTCAAGCCCTCTGACTCCCCTCGGATTCATCGAAAGGGCAGCCACCGTATACGCCAACTCTCCCTCAATCATATACAACCATCTCACCTACACATGGACCCAAACCTATCGTAGATGTCTCCAACTAGCTTCATCCATCACCCGTCTCTCCATCGGCAAGGGCGACGTCGTTTCGGTCCTCGCTCCCAACATCCCCGCTATATACGAGCTTCATTTCGCCATCCCCATGACCGGCGCAATCATAAACACAATCAACACCCGTTTGGACGCACGTACCATCTCCGTCATCATCCAACACAACGAGTGTAAACTCCTGTTCGTTGATTACCAGCTCACTCCTGTTATCCTAGAAGCGCTTTCTTTGCTTCCGGATCATTGTCCTCACCCGATACTCGTCCTAATCGCAGATGACGAACCAGTATCTTTACCTACAG GTAAATTTATTAATACTTACGAAGCTATGGTGGAAGGTGGGGATCCGGGATTCATGTGGGTCCGACCCGAAAATGATTGGGATCCAATAACATTAAATTATACATCGGGGACCACTTCTGCACCAAAAGGTGTGGTACACTGCCACCGTGGAACTTTTATTGTAGCCGTAGATGCTCTCCTGGAGTGGGTGGTCCCTAAACAACCGGTATGTTTGTGGACCCTACCGATGTTTCATGCTAATGGGTGGAGTTATGTCTGGGGTATGGCTGCGGTTGGTGCCACCAACGTTTGTCTCCGTAAGTTCGATGCGAAGACTATTTACACCGCAATTCGGACTCATCACGTGACGCACATGTGCGGTGCGCCGGTTGTGCTTAACATGTTGTCGAATGGGGAGCGGTTAACCCACACGGTCCGTATAATGACGGCTGGGGCGCCGCCGCCTGCTGCGGTTTTGTTGCGGACGGAGGCTTTAGGGTTTGATGTGACGCATGCGTATGGGTTGACGGAAACGGGTGGGCTAGTCATTGCGTGTTCGTGGAAGAAAGAGTGGAATCGGTTGCCAGTGATGGAGAAAGCGAGGTTGAAAGCGAGGCAGGGAGTTAGAACTATTGGAATGACCGAGGTGGATGTTGTGGATCCCGAGTCAGGAGCGAGTGTGGCTCGGGACGGGGTGACTCAGGGCGAGATAGTGTTGCGAGGTGGATGTTTGATGTTGGGTTACTTGAAGGACCCTGAGTCAACGGCCAAATGCATTAAAAACGGGTGGTTTTACACTGGTGATGTGGGCGTGATGCACACGGACGGGTATTTGGAGATCAAAGATAGATCAAAAGATGTGATCATAAGTGGTGGAGAGAATATTAGTAGCGTGGAAGTGGAGTCGGTGTTGTACTTGCATCCCGCGGTGAATGAGGCTGCGGTGGTGGGACGGCCTGATGAGTTCTGGGGCGAGACGCCATGTGCGTTTGTGACTCTCAAGGATGGCCACGGGAAGCCAAACCCGACGGGCGAGGAGATAATGCAGTTTTGTAAAGGTAAGCTACCGGGTTTCATGGTTCCAAAGTCTGTTGTTTTCAAGGATGAGCTTCCCAAGACATCTACCGGAAAGATTCAGAAGTTTACACTTCGAGACTATGCTAAAAAGTTGAGTTCTACTGTAAAAAGTCGAATGTAA